From a region of the Streptomyces venezuelae genome:
- a CDS encoding glycosyltransferase family 2 protein produces the protein MGNRPDELKALLDSVARQDGAPIDVVVVGQGVQVTGLPEGVRSIDLPENLGIPGGRNVGIEAFGPGGSDVDVLLFLDDDGLLERTDTAELCRQAFTEDPALGIISFRIADPETGVTQRRHVPRLRASDPMRSSRVTTFLGGANAVRTKVFQQVGALPGEFFYAHEETDLAWRALDAGWLIDYRSDMVLLHPTTAPSRHAVYHRMVARNRVWLARRNLPAPLVPVYLGVWLLLTLVRRPSAPALKAWFGGFREGWTTPCGPRRPMRWGTVWRLTRLGRPPVI, from the coding sequence ATGGGCAACCGGCCCGACGAGCTCAAGGCGCTCCTCGACTCGGTGGCCCGCCAGGACGGCGCCCCGATCGACGTGGTCGTCGTGGGCCAGGGCGTGCAGGTCACCGGCCTGCCCGAGGGGGTCCGCAGCATCGACCTCCCCGAGAACCTGGGCATCCCGGGCGGGCGCAACGTCGGCATCGAGGCCTTCGGCCCCGGCGGCAGCGACGTCGACGTACTGCTCTTCCTGGACGACGACGGTCTGCTGGAGCGCACCGACACCGCCGAACTGTGCCGGCAGGCCTTCACCGAGGATCCCGCACTCGGGATCATCAGCTTCCGGATCGCCGATCCGGAGACGGGTGTGACCCAGCGCCGGCACGTGCCGCGGCTGCGCGCCTCCGACCCGATGCGCTCCTCCCGCGTGACCACCTTCCTGGGTGGCGCCAACGCCGTCCGCACGAAGGTGTTCCAGCAGGTCGGAGCGCTGCCGGGGGAGTTCTTCTACGCGCACGAGGAAACCGACCTGGCCTGGCGGGCGCTCGACGCAGGGTGGCTGATCGACTACCGGTCGGACATGGTGCTGCTGCACCCGACGACCGCCCCCTCCCGGCACGCGGTCTACCACCGTATGGTGGCTCGTAACCGGGTGTGGCTCGCCCGCCGCAACCTGCCCGCCCCGCTGGTCCCGGTCTACCTGGGCGTCTGGCTCCTGCTGACGCTCGTACGCAGGCCGTCGGCACCGGCGCTCAAGGCCTGGTTCGGTGGTTTTCGGGAGGGATGGACCACTCCCTGCGGACCCCGCCGCCCGATGAGATGGGGAACGGTCTGGCGGTTGACCCGGCTGGGCCGACCTCCTGTCATCTGA
- a CDS encoding ABC transporter ATP-binding protein, whose protein sequence is MADNTQGRVPTVIADGVHIVYRVNTGSSGKGAATAALSKIVRRKKGDAPGVRRVHAVRGVSFTAYRGEAIGLIGSNGSGKSTLLRAIAGLLPCEEGKVYTDGQPSLLGVNAALMNDLTGERNVVLGGLAMGMSREQIKQRYQSIVDFSGINEKGDFISLPMRTYSSGMAARLRFSIAAAKDHDVLMIDEALATGDRSFQVRSEDRIRELRQKAGTVFLVSHNNKSIRDTCDRVLWLEKGELLMDGPTEEVVSAYEKATNG, encoded by the coding sequence GTGGCTGACAACACCCAGGGGCGCGTCCCCACCGTGATCGCGGACGGCGTCCACATCGTCTACCGGGTCAACACCGGCAGTTCCGGCAAGGGCGCGGCCACCGCCGCACTCAGCAAGATCGTGCGCCGGAAGAAGGGCGACGCCCCGGGCGTGCGTCGCGTCCACGCCGTGCGCGGTGTCTCCTTCACCGCGTACCGCGGCGAGGCCATCGGGCTCATCGGTTCCAACGGCTCCGGCAAGTCGACCCTGCTGCGTGCCATCGCCGGCCTGCTGCCCTGCGAGGAGGGCAAGGTCTACACCGACGGCCAGCCCTCGCTGCTGGGTGTCAACGCGGCCCTGATGAACGACCTCACCGGCGAGCGGAACGTCGTTCTCGGCGGTCTCGCGATGGGTATGAGCCGCGAGCAGATCAAGCAGCGATACCAGAGCATCGTCGACTTCTCGGGCATCAACGAGAAGGGCGACTTCATCTCCCTGCCGATGCGTACCTATTCCTCCGGCATGGCGGCGCGTCTGCGCTTCTCCATCGCGGCGGCCAAGGACCACGACGTTCTGATGATCGACGAGGCACTGGCCACCGGTGACCGCAGCTTCCAGGTGCGTTCCGAGGACCGGATCCGCGAACTGCGGCAGAAGGCCGGCACGGTCTTCCTGGTGAGCCACAACAACAAGTCCATCCGTGACACCTGTGACCGGGTGCTGTGGCTGGAGAAGGGCGAGCTCCTGATGGACGGGCCCACCGAAGAGGTCGTCTCGGCATACGAGAAGGCCACCAACGGCTGA
- a CDS encoding ABC transporter permease: MSDTTHDGALATSRPLSDDAGLSPAELARKYGLSVSGARPGLGEYVRQLWGRRHFIMAFSRAKLVAQYSQAKLGQVWQVATPLLNAAVYWLIFGLILGAGREMPKGVYVPFLMMGIFVFTFTQSSLMAGVRAISGNLGLVRALHFPRASLPVSFSLQQLQQLLYSMIVVFVIAVAFGNYPRLSWLLVVPTLALQFVFNTGLAMIFARAGSKTPDLAQLMPFVMRTWMYASGVMFPIGVYLKDQPQWISDLLLWNPIAIYMDLIRFALIDDYGSSNLPPHVWAFAVGWAVVIGIGGFVYFWKSEERYGRG, translated from the coding sequence GTGAGTGACACAACCCACGACGGCGCCCTCGCCACGAGCAGGCCGCTGTCCGACGACGCGGGGCTGAGCCCCGCGGAGCTCGCCAGGAAGTACGGCCTCTCGGTCAGCGGCGCCCGGCCTGGGCTGGGTGAGTACGTACGGCAGCTCTGGGGCCGGCGCCACTTCATCATGGCCTTCTCCAGGGCCAAGCTGGTCGCGCAGTACAGCCAGGCGAAGCTCGGCCAGGTCTGGCAGGTGGCCACCCCGCTGCTGAACGCGGCCGTCTACTGGCTGATCTTCGGCCTGATCCTCGGCGCGGGCCGGGAGATGCCCAAGGGCGTCTACGTCCCCTTCCTGATGATGGGCATCTTCGTCTTCACCTTCACCCAGAGCTCGCTGATGGCGGGCGTCCGGGCGATCTCGGGCAACCTCGGACTGGTCCGGGCGCTGCACTTCCCGCGCGCATCCCTGCCGGTGTCCTTCTCGCTGCAGCAGCTCCAGCAGCTGCTGTACTCGATGATCGTCGTCTTCGTGATCGCCGTCGCCTTCGGCAACTACCCGCGGCTTTCCTGGCTGCTGGTCGTCCCGACCCTGGCGTTGCAGTTCGTCTTCAACACCGGCCTCGCCATGATCTTCGCGCGGGCGGGCTCCAAGACCCCCGACCTGGCGCAGCTGATGCCGTTCGTGATGCGTACCTGGATGTACGCCTCCGGCGTCATGTTCCCGATCGGGGTCTACCTCAAGGACCAGCCGCAGTGGATCAGTGACCTGCTGCTGTGGAACCCGATCGCGATCTACATGGACCTCATCCGGTTCGCGCTGATCGACGACTACGGCAGCAGCAACCTGCCTCCGCACGTGTGGGCCTTCGCGGTGGGCTGGGCCGTGGTGATCGGCATCGGCGGCTTCGTGTACTTCTGGAAGTCTGAGGAGCGTTACGGCCGTGGCTGA